The Thioalkalivibrio thiocyanodenitrificans ARhD 1 nucleotide sequence GGCTCGAGAAATTCAAAGTTCAAAGTTCAAGGTTCAAAGTTTAAAAGGTGGGCTCGGCGGGTTCGAACCGGCACAGTGGAACCGGCCACCAAAGCACTTCCCTTGAACCTTGAACCTTGAACCTTGAACCTTGAACCTTGAACGTTGAACCTTGAACCTTGAACCTTGAACGTTGAACTTTGAACCTCGACTTCCTCATGTTGCGCATCGGACTGACCGGCGGCATCGGCAGCGGCAAGAGCCTCGTCTGCGATCTGTTCGCGAGACGGGGGGTACCCGTGATCGACAGCGATGCGATCGCGCGGGAGATTGTCACCCCGGGCAGCGAGATTGCGGAGGCCGTGATTCGCGAATTCGGGGAGACATACCGGGATGTCACGACGGGTGGTCTGGACAGAAAGGCCCTTCGTCGGCTAGTTTTCGGGAACATCCGGGCACGTCACAGACTGGAGGCTATACTGCACCCTAGAATCAGGCTGGAATTGAGCCGGCGCCAGATCGGCCTGGACGCACCCTACTGCATCCTGAGCATCCCCTTACTGATCGAGTCAGGCTTCGGGGATCTGGTCGACCGTATCCTCGTGGTCGACTGTCCGGAATCCCTGCAGGTGCAACGGGTCATGTCCCGGGACGGGGTCACACAGGAGGAGGCTCAGGCCATCCTCGCCAGCCAGGCCTCCCGCGAGCAGCGTCTGGCTCAGGCGGACGATGTCATTGATAACACCGGCCCTCCGGGGGACCTGGAAGACAAGGTGGAAAGGCTGCACCGGCAGTACCTGGTATGGGGAAGAACGACCCACAGGAAGGACCCCGCTCCGGACCTGCCGGAATCATGATGAGGAGGTTGTCGACATGTTTGTGAATTTTGCACTCAAGGTAGAGAATAACGAATATGTCCTCCATGAATCCCCCACGGCTTCCTCGGTGAGCGACACCATCACCTACGAACAACCCC carries:
- the coaE gene encoding dephospho-CoA kinase (Dephospho-CoA kinase (CoaE) performs the final step in coenzyme A biosynthesis.), with amino-acid sequence MLRIGLTGGIGSGKSLVCDLFARRGVPVIDSDAIAREIVTPGSEIAEAVIREFGETYRDVTTGGLDRKALRRLVFGNIRARHRLEAILHPRIRLELSRRQIGLDAPYCILSIPLLIESGFGDLVDRILVVDCPESLQVQRVMSRDGVTQEEAQAILASQASREQRLAQADDVIDNTGPPGDLEDKVERLHRQYLVWGRTTHRKDPAPDLPES